From one Desmodus rotundus isolate HL8 chromosome X, HLdesRot8A.1, whole genome shotgun sequence genomic stretch:
- the COX7B gene encoding cytochrome c oxidase subunit 7B, mitochondrial, which produces MFPMAKNALSRLPVRNIQQITARQINQKRTPDFHDKYGNAVLAGGATFCIATWVYTATQIGIEWNLSPVGRVTPKEWRD; this is translated from the exons ATGTTTCCGATGGCCAAAAACGCGCTAAGTCGTCTCCCAG ttcgaAACATTCAGCAAATAACAGCAAGGCAAATCAACCAGAAACGGACACCGGATTTCCATGACAAATATGGTAACGCTGTGTTAGCTGGTGGAGCCACTTTCTGTATTGCTACATGGGTATAT ACAGCAACACAAATTGGAATAGAATGGAACCTGTCCCCTGTTGGCAGAGTCACCCCAAAGGAATGGAGAGATTAG